A part of uncultured Umboniibacter sp. genomic DNA contains:
- the rnc gene encoding ribonuclease III yields MLDSSKQQHIDQLLKRIAYQFSDQGLLKQALSHRSVGTPNNERLEFIGDSILNCTIAQALYQQLPKATEGDLSRLRADLVCETTLAEVAREWDLGVSLFLGAGEIKSGGAQRPSILSDTVEALIGAISLDADMATAQASVLRWYESRLATLKVGKPKKDAKTELQEAVQKKQVALPVYQVESIDGADHNQTFKVRCDIPNLLSEVFGEGTSRRKAEQAAAAKALQLLRQK; encoded by the coding sequence ATGCTAGATAGTTCCAAACAGCAGCATATTGATCAGCTGCTGAAGCGTATTGCTTACCAATTTTCGGACCAAGGCCTGCTAAAGCAGGCCTTGTCGCATCGTAGTGTAGGCACTCCCAACAACGAACGCTTAGAATTCATCGGCGATTCTATTCTAAATTGCACTATTGCCCAGGCTCTCTATCAACAGCTGCCAAAAGCCACCGAAGGTGATTTGAGTCGGCTTCGAGCAGATCTAGTATGTGAGACCACACTTGCCGAGGTTGCCCGTGAATGGGACTTAGGCGTAAGCCTTTTCTTAGGTGCTGGTGAGATTAAAAGTGGTGGCGCTCAACGCCCCTCAATTCTCTCTGATACGGTGGAAGCCTTAATTGGAGCTATCTCTTTAGATGCCGACATGGCAACTGCCCAGGCGAGCGTCCTACGCTGGTATGAGAGCCGTTTAGCCACGCTTAAAGTGGGTAAGCCAAAGAAAGATGCCAAGACGGAACTTCAAGAAGCAGTGCAAAAGAAGCAGGTAGCACTGCCGGTCTATCAGGTGGAATCTATTGACGGTGCAGACCATAACCAGACTTTCAAAGTCCGTTGTGATATTCCCAATCTATTAAGTGAAGTTTTTGGCGAGGGAACCTCTCGTCGTAAAGCAGAACAGGCAGCTGCCGCGAAGGCGCTGCAATTATTGAGGCAAAAGTAA
- a CDS encoding DUF4845 domain-containing protein has protein sequence MQRFQRGMSFYGMCLVIVIAVFFGMLAVKLGPYYLDNTLLVSSVQKVFDSRTEDTTLSEFREGISKAMVIDNISPQARNALVIAREDEILVVTANYEVRIDLFYNIDVVLSFENEIKAQ, from the coding sequence ATGCAGCGTTTTCAACGCGGTATGTCATTTTATGGAATGTGTTTGGTCATCGTTATCGCGGTATTTTTCGGTATGCTTGCGGTTAAGCTCGGGCCTTATTACCTAGATAACACGCTGCTTGTTTCATCGGTTCAGAAGGTATTTGACTCAAGAACGGAAGATACTACGCTTTCCGAATTTCGCGAAGGTATTAGCAAGGCGATGGTAATTGACAACATTTCGCCTCAGGCACGTAATGCCTTAGTGATTGCTAGAGAAGACGAGATTTTGGTCGTTACCGCCAACTACGAGGTCAGAATTGATCTATTCTATAATATTGACGTGGTGTTGAGTTTTGAGAATGAGATTAAGGCGCAGTGA
- the lepB gene encoding signal peptidase I, with product MDLDLPLIFASAVAVTGLIALIDKLFLAKNRGNNPDPALIDISKSVFPVLAFVFVLRSFLYEPFQIPSSSMEPTLDVGDFILVNKFDYGIRLPIVNSTLIEMNSPQRGDVMVFFPPNDPRYFIKRVIGLPGDRVQVKQGMLYVNGELQPQELVMGYPVNEPRVLETTEQLGEVSHRMFRHVQPGRYSEDFNTVVPEGHYFMMGDNRDNSRDSREWGPVPEANIVGKAVYKWMHWDEFFSVPSFSNAGPIN from the coding sequence ATGGATTTAGATTTACCCCTGATTTTTGCCTCGGCAGTTGCCGTGACAGGGCTCATTGCGCTGATTGATAAGCTATTTCTCGCCAAGAACCGCGGCAATAATCCGGATCCAGCGCTGATTGATATTTCTAAATCAGTGTTCCCAGTACTAGCTTTTGTGTTTGTATTGCGTTCGTTCCTATACGAGCCTTTCCAAATTCCAAGTTCGTCTATGGAACCTACTCTTGATGTAGGCGACTTCATCCTAGTGAACAAGTTCGATTATGGCATCCGTTTGCCCATCGTAAACTCTACATTGATAGAAATGAATAGCCCGCAGCGTGGCGATGTCATGGTGTTTTTTCCGCCGAATGATCCGCGCTATTTTATTAAGCGAGTAATTGGTTTGCCGGGCGATCGTGTTCAGGTAAAGCAGGGGATGTTATACGTTAATGGCGAACTACAGCCGCAAGAACTTGTGATGGGTTACCCAGTAAATGAGCCGCGAGTGTTAGAAACTACAGAACAGCTGGGCGAGGTTTCGCATCGGATGTTCCGCCACGTTCAGCCAGGTCGATATAGCGAAGATTTTAATACGGTGGTACCCGAAGGACATTACTTCATGATGGGTGATAACCGTGATAACTCTCGTGATTCGCGCGAATGGGGACCAGTTCCAGAAGCCAATATTGTTGGTAAAGCCGTTTATAAATGGATGCATTGGGATGAATTTTTCAGTGTGCCGAGCTTCTCGAACGCTGGTCCAATTAACTAA